The following proteins come from a genomic window of Gottfriedia acidiceleris:
- the hflX gene encoding GTPase HflX, whose product MSNELREKAILVGCQLQNVDDDRFNYSLEELASLTKTANGEVVLITSQKRTKYHPALYIGTGKVEELEAAIAELEPDVVIFNNELTPSQIRNLSARLEKRVIDRTQLILDIFAQRAKTKEGKLQVELAQLQYLMPRLVGQGTELSRLGGGIGTRGPGETKLESDRRHIRKRIDDIKQQLNIIVEHRKRYRERRKKNEMFHISLVGYTNAGKSTLFNRLTKSDVYEQDLLFATLDPTTRKFVLSNGMTTLLTDTVGFIQDLPTSLIAAFRSTLEEATEADFILHVVDASHENYKSHEVTVSKLLNDLDVENIPILTVYNKIDQVHEDFVPSPSDGFIEMSALNEDDLSKLRQRIEFECKQYMEYFEVFVPANEGKLIHEIKKLTMIESINFNEEAEIYQITGYVFKEHSIYDTVKRYRIYKEQ is encoded by the coding sequence GTGTCGAATGAATTGAGAGAAAAAGCCATTTTAGTTGGATGTCAGCTTCAAAACGTAGATGATGATCGTTTTAATTATTCATTGGAAGAATTAGCTTCACTTACGAAAACGGCAAATGGAGAAGTAGTCCTAATAACTTCACAAAAAAGAACTAAATATCATCCAGCATTATACATAGGGACAGGTAAAGTAGAAGAGTTAGAGGCAGCAATTGCAGAGTTAGAACCTGATGTTGTTATTTTTAATAATGAACTGACTCCATCTCAAATACGTAATTTATCTGCAAGATTAGAAAAAAGAGTAATTGACCGTACACAATTAATTTTAGACATATTTGCACAGCGTGCGAAAACTAAAGAAGGTAAATTACAGGTTGAATTGGCTCAATTACAATATTTAATGCCAAGATTAGTTGGCCAAGGAACAGAGTTATCAAGACTTGGTGGAGGTATTGGTACAAGGGGACCTGGTGAAACAAAACTAGAATCTGACCGTCGTCACATACGAAAACGCATTGATGATATTAAACAGCAATTAAACATAATCGTTGAACATCGTAAACGTTATCGTGAGCGACGTAAGAAAAATGAAATGTTTCATATTTCGTTAGTAGGTTATACAAATGCAGGAAAATCAACATTATTTAACCGACTAACTAAATCTGATGTGTATGAACAAGATTTACTGTTTGCGACATTAGATCCTACAACTAGAAAATTTGTTTTATCAAATGGTATGACAACTTTACTAACAGATACGGTTGGTTTTATTCAGGATTTACCAACTTCACTTATTGCAGCATTCCGTTCAACACTAGAAGAAGCAACGGAAGCGGATTTCATTCTTCATGTTGTCGATGCATCTCATGAAAATTATAAAAGCCATGAAGTAACAGTTTCGAAATTATTGAATGATTTAGATGTTGAAAATATTCCCATTTTAACTGTCTATAATAAAATAGATCAAGTTCATGAGGACTTTGTACCATCACCATCTGATGGTTTTATTGAAATGAGTGCTTTAAATGAAGATGATTTAAGTAAATTGCGTCAAAGAATCGAATTTGAATGTAAACAATACATGGAATATTTTGAAGTATTTGTACCTGCAAACGAAGGGAAATTGATTCATGAAATCAAAAAATTAACGATGATTGAATCAATCAACTTTAATGAAGAAGCAGAAATCTATCAAATTACTGGTTACGTTTTCAAAGAACATTCAATTTATGATACAGTTAAAAGATATAGAATATATAAGGAGCAATAA
- a CDS encoding trimeric intracellular cation channel family protein, protein METWDLFSIIGTISFALSGAVVAMEEDYDLFGVYILGFATAFGGGALRNLLIGYPINYLWNQTTNFTIALVAMTIIFFFPQLSNKPFKKLDILFDSIGLSAFAILGANYAMELKLPVSAVIVASVLTGIGGGIVRDLLAKRKPMVLHSEVYAFWAILVGVLIGNKFVDTNFELLLLFIVIVLLRLLSVHYNWSLPKRSFKDSTVSLNESSTQKLN, encoded by the coding sequence TTGGAAACATGGGATTTATTTAGCATTATTGGTACTATTTCCTTTGCATTAAGTGGTGCAGTAGTTGCGATGGAAGAAGACTATGATTTATTTGGTGTCTATATTCTAGGATTTGCTACAGCCTTTGGTGGCGGTGCATTACGTAATCTATTAATAGGTTATCCAATTAACTATTTATGGAATCAAACAACTAATTTTACAATTGCGTTAGTTGCGATGACAATTATCTTTTTCTTTCCGCAATTATCAAATAAACCATTTAAAAAATTAGATATTTTATTCGATTCAATCGGTTTATCCGCTTTTGCCATTCTCGGTGCAAATTATGCCATGGAATTAAAATTACCTGTTAGCGCTGTTATTGTAGCATCTGTCTTAACTGGAATCGGTGGCGGTATCGTACGAGATCTACTTGCAAAAAGAAAACCTATGGTATTACATTCAGAAGTATATGCTTTTTGGGCAATACTTGTAGGCGTTTTAATTGGAAATAAATTTGTTGATACAAATTTTGAACTTTTATTATTATTCATTGTTATTGTTCTTCTTAGACTATTATCTGTACATTATAATTGGAGTCTACCTAAAAGATCATTTAAAGACTCTACAGTTAGTTTAAACGAATCAAGCACTCAAAAATTAAATTAA
- a CDS encoding magnesium transporter CorA family protein gives MKRYNITKQSVETIDEFFLPTKDEILWYHFNNKSFDELTTIIESLNIHPLAKKKLLHSDHKPRINVFKNEAILSLYALSKLFKPTKINILVCSNLIISYIEDQEIDLFKYVTQEFSQNYIKVDHAGHVLYQIFHEVIEKFLISIDRFANEIEEIERDLFNDPFRKDLDQKIFNWKVQLQDLRQLVEPQVNVITQIVEADFPFLSQDAGFYFNELKENYERIINALDNFKESMGGIIELQMSLKSDRTNDIMKTLTLISAIFLPMSFIAGFYGMNFANMPELKWKYGYLYCIALNISIGIIISIYFYVKGWWGRKHQIK, from the coding sequence TTGAAGAGATATAATATTACAAAACAGTCAGTCGAAACAATTGATGAATTTTTCCTTCCAACTAAAGATGAAATTCTTTGGTATCACTTTAATAATAAATCCTTTGATGAGTTAACTACTATTATTGAAAGTTTGAATATTCATCCTTTAGCAAAAAAGAAACTTCTACATAGTGATCATAAGCCAAGAATAAATGTCTTTAAAAACGAGGCAATCCTTTCCCTATATGCGTTATCTAAATTATTTAAACCAACAAAAATAAATATTCTAGTTTGTAGTAATTTAATTATTTCATATATAGAAGACCAGGAAATAGATTTATTTAAATATGTAACCCAGGAATTCAGTCAAAATTATATAAAAGTAGACCATGCTGGTCATGTGTTATATCAAATTTTCCATGAAGTCATTGAGAAGTTCCTGATCTCAATTGATCGGTTTGCAAATGAAATTGAAGAAATTGAACGAGACTTATTTAATGACCCATTTCGAAAGGATTTAGATCAGAAAATTTTCAATTGGAAAGTTCAACTTCAAGATTTAAGACAGCTTGTAGAACCCCAAGTAAATGTCATTACCCAAATTGTAGAAGCTGATTTTCCTTTTTTAAGTCAGGATGCAGGTTTTTATTTTAATGAGTTGAAAGAGAACTATGAACGTATTATTAATGCCCTTGATAATTTTAAAGAAAGTATGGGAGGCATTATCGAACTGCAAATGTCCTTAAAATCTGACCGGACAAATGATATTATGAAAACTTTAACACTCATAAGTGCCATTTTTTTACCGATGTCTTTTATCGCAGGATTTTATGGCATGAATTTTGCAAATATGCCTGAGTTAAAATGGAAATATGGCTATTTATATTGTATTGCCCTCAACATTTCAATTGGGATCATTATTTCAATTTATTTTTACGTTAAAGGTTGGTGGGGTAGAAAGCACCAGATAAAATAG
- the spoVK gene encoding stage V sporulation protein K translates to MEQPIRLKDNGQINVVLNTVKRGEVSPNPSIETAKQPKHELLIEIEDQLRHLIGMEEIKKMIHEIYAWIFINKKREELNLKAEKQVLHMLFKGNPGTGKTTVARIIGQLFLKMGVLSKGHLIEAERADLVGEYIGHTAQKTRDLVKKANGGILFIDEAYSLGRGGEKDFGKEAIDTLVKHMEDKHGDFVLILAGYSTEMDYFLSLNPGLKSRFPFILEFQDYSVKELLDISKKMFVDREYILSREAEYRLRDFIQKAKLENRAHFSNGRFVRNIVEKSIRTQATRLVTETQFNREILMRIEEKDLFTTDKIDSIN, encoded by the coding sequence TTGGAGCAGCCAATTCGTTTAAAAGATAACGGCCAAATAAATGTTGTACTTAATACAGTGAAAAGGGGAGAGGTTTCTCCAAATCCAAGTATCGAAACAGCAAAACAGCCTAAACATGAGTTATTAATTGAAATAGAAGATCAATTAAGACATTTAATTGGCATGGAAGAAATAAAAAAAATGATTCATGAAATTTATGCTTGGATATTTATTAATAAAAAAAGAGAAGAATTAAACTTAAAAGCCGAAAAACAAGTATTGCATATGTTATTTAAAGGGAATCCAGGAACTGGAAAAACGACTGTAGCAAGGATTATTGGTCAATTATTTTTGAAAATGGGTGTATTGTCAAAAGGCCACTTAATCGAAGCAGAAAGAGCTGATTTAGTCGGAGAATATATTGGACACACTGCTCAAAAAACTAGAGATTTAGTAAAAAAAGCAAATGGTGGGATTCTTTTTATTGATGAGGCTTACTCACTTGGCCGTGGTGGGGAAAAAGATTTCGGTAAAGAAGCGATTGATACACTTGTTAAACATATGGAAGACAAACATGGCGACTTTGTACTAATTTTAGCAGGTTATTCTACCGAAATGGATTATTTCTTAAGTTTGAATCCTGGACTAAAATCAAGATTTCCATTCATTTTAGAATTCCAGGATTATTCTGTCAAAGAGCTTCTAGATATATCAAAAAAAATGTTTGTTGACCGAGAATATATTTTATCTCGAGAAGCGGAATACCGATTAAGAGACTTTATCCAAAAGGCAAAACTTGAAAATCGTGCTCATTTTAGCAATGGGCGATTTGTCCGTAATATTGTTGAAAAATCGATTAGGACACAAGCAACAAGATTAGTAACAGAGACTCAATTTAATCGAGAAATACTAATGAGGATTGAAGAAAAAGATCTATTTACAACAGATAAAATCGATTCGATTAATTAA
- a CDS encoding tyrosine-type recombinase/integrase, translating to MTIPNLTTATLPDVILQFASHLNSKGRKESTIKRYCYDLEECFRYFKKVNESFSTLQVQDFNNYFYFLTAERGYNEKTMHRIYVVLNQFYKFLHSNNSSIENIIPFTNYLAGPSRALSTDDFISEEEEKKLLSIVQSTTDLSEKQLKARSFLMDRNEIMIRFMLFYGLTLKELIDLQMRDINFALNELVVHSKEGTKRTIILTKEDRVLLYNYFVTIPEPVRPHYHSTHPLFVAFDFNRMTFHWVYDTDSPKALTEIAFQKMLRLEVKRAGLRKGLCSQHLRNTFILRKIKEGLLVEDIQHLVGLKTSVSLKRYFQYFQENERPNKKEL from the coding sequence TTGACGATTCCAAACTTAACGACTGCTACTTTACCTGATGTCATCTTGCAATTTGCCTCTCATTTAAATAGTAAGGGAAGAAAAGAATCTACTATTAAGCGTTATTGCTATGATTTAGAAGAATGTTTCCGTTACTTTAAAAAAGTTAATGAAAGTTTTAGTACATTACAAGTTCAAGATTTTAATAATTATTTCTATTTTTTAACAGCTGAACGTGGATATAATGAGAAAACGATGCATCGAATTTATGTCGTACTAAATCAATTTTATAAATTTTTACATTCAAATAATTCTTCAATCGAGAATATCATTCCATTCACTAACTATTTAGCAGGACCTTCTCGCGCCCTTTCAACGGACGATTTTATCTCAGAAGAAGAAGAAAAAAAATTACTATCAATCGTTCAGTCCACTACAGATTTGTCTGAAAAACAGTTAAAAGCTAGATCATTTTTAATGGATCGTAACGAAATTATGATTCGTTTTATGCTGTTTTATGGACTGACTTTAAAGGAATTAATTGATTTACAAATGAGAGACATTAACTTCGCTTTAAATGAACTTGTTGTCCATAGCAAAGAAGGTACTAAAAGAACAATTATTCTCACAAAAGAAGATCGAGTACTATTATATAATTATTTTGTGACGATACCCGAGCCCGTAAGACCTCACTATCATTCAACTCATCCGCTCTTTGTTGCATTTGATTTTAACCGCATGACATTCCATTGGGTGTACGATACAGATTCACCGAAAGCACTAACTGAAATTGCATTTCAAAAAATGCTTAGGTTGGAAGTTAAAAGAGCTGGGCTTAGAAAAGGACTTTGCTCACAACATTTAAGAAACACTTTTATTCTACGGAAAATAAAAGAGGGATTATTAGTGGAAGATATTCAGCATTTAGTTGGATTGAAGACATCAGTTTCTTTAAAACGATACTTTCAATATTTTCAAGAAAATGAACGCCCAAATAAAAAGGAGTTATGA
- a CDS encoding FMN-binding negative transcriptional regulator: MYVPKEFKETDLNRLIDEMKKNNFGILLSNNDEAKIEATHLPFIIQEAKENIMIITHLAKPNPQWKTIDGKECLIIFPGPHAYVSASWYEEKNTVSTWNYTAIHAYGKVTTIEKKDEMRQIVLKTTDYFEKGQSKPWKYEDHADYVEKLLSGIVCLKIDVTELIGKKKLSQNHSIVRREKVIAALQNEEKYSSQEIAELMKAKLNTSS, from the coding sequence ATGTATGTCCCAAAAGAATTTAAAGAAACAGATTTAAATCGATTAATAGACGAAATGAAGAAAAATAACTTCGGAATATTATTATCAAATAATGACGAGGCAAAAATAGAAGCAACTCATTTACCATTTATCATACAAGAAGCCAAAGAGAATATAATGATCATTACACATTTAGCTAAGCCAAATCCTCAATGGAAAACGATCGACGGAAAAGAATGTTTAATCATTTTTCCAGGGCCACATGCATACGTTTCTGCTTCATGGTATGAAGAAAAAAATACAGTTTCAACTTGGAACTACACAGCAATCCATGCTTATGGAAAAGTAACAACAATTGAAAAGAAGGATGAAATGAGACAAATTGTTTTAAAAACGACCGACTATTTTGAAAAAGGACAATCAAAACCATGGAAATACGAAGATCACGCAGATTATGTTGAAAAATTACTTTCAGGAATTGTTTGTTTAAAAATAGATGTAACAGAGTTAATCGGTAAAAAGAAATTAAGTCAAAATCATTCGATTGTAAGAAGAGAAAAAGTGATTGCAGCTTTGCAAAATGAAGAAAAATATTCTTCGCAAGAAATCGCGGAACTTATGAAAGCAAAACTAAATACAAGCTCTTAG
- the hfq gene encoding RNA chaperone Hfq — protein sequence MKTSINIQDQFLNQLRKDNLAVTVFLLNGFQIKGKVKSFDNFTVLLDVEGKQQLIYKHAISTFVPSKNVQIEM from the coding sequence ATGAAAACATCAATCAACATTCAAGATCAGTTCTTAAACCAATTACGTAAAGACAATCTAGCGGTTACAGTATTTTTGCTAAATGGATTTCAAATCAAAGGTAAAGTAAAAAGCTTTGATAACTTTACGGTATTGTTAGATGTTGAAGGTAAACAACAATTAATATATAAACATGCAATTTCAACGTTTGTACCATCTAAAAATGTACAAATTGAAATGTAA
- the miaA gene encoding tRNA (adenosine(37)-N6)-dimethylallyltransferase MiaA, producing MTMVNMQKVIVIVGPTAVGKTKLSIELAKAVDGEIINGDATQVYKELNIGAAKITEEEMEGIPHHLIDFLDPKDSFTVADFQTLAREKIKEIANRGKIPIIVGGTGLYIQSVLTKYEFAEQEGDELLRNQLEGFAMASGNKALHDQLKEIDPESAKQIHMNNVRRVIRAIEVFKLTGQKFSETAFKKEPEYLYDAEIIGLSMERELLYNRINLRVDLMLEEGLVDEAKMLYDKGIRNCQSVQAIGYKELYDYFDGILTKEEAIDLIKQSSRRYAKRQMTWFRNKMNIQWFDMDGHNFDIKKLEILAILEGKGYFISNKYM from the coding sequence ATTACAATGGTAAATATGCAAAAAGTGATAGTCATCGTTGGTCCTACAGCAGTAGGGAAAACAAAACTAAGTATTGAACTTGCAAAAGCTGTTGATGGAGAAATCATTAATGGTGATGCAACTCAAGTTTATAAGGAATTAAATATTGGAGCAGCTAAAATTACAGAAGAAGAAATGGAAGGAATTCCGCATCATTTAATTGATTTCCTTGATCCAAAAGATTCGTTTACAGTTGCTGATTTTCAAACTTTAGCTAGAGAGAAGATTAAAGAAATAGCTAATCGAGGGAAAATTCCAATTATTGTTGGTGGTACTGGATTATATATCCAAAGTGTATTAACTAAATATGAATTTGCTGAGCAAGAAGGTGATGAGCTTTTAAGAAACCAATTAGAGGGTTTTGCGATGGCTTCTGGGAATAAAGCATTACATGATCAATTAAAAGAAATTGATCCAGAAAGTGCAAAGCAAATACATATGAATAATGTCAGAAGAGTAATCCGTGCAATTGAAGTTTTCAAACTAACGGGACAAAAATTTTCAGAGACCGCATTTAAAAAAGAGCCAGAGTATTTATATGATGCAGAAATAATCGGATTATCGATGGAAAGAGAGCTACTATACAATCGAATTAATTTACGAGTTGATCTAATGTTGGAAGAAGGACTAGTAGATGAAGCAAAAATGCTCTACGACAAAGGTATTCGAAATTGTCAATCTGTGCAAGCGATTGGCTATAAAGAGCTTTACGATTATTTTGATGGAATCTTAACAAAAGAGGAAGCAATTGATCTAATTAAACAAAGCTCAAGAAGGTATGCAAAAAGGCAAATGACGTGGTTTAGAAATAAAATGAACATCCAGTGGTTTGATATGGATGGACATAATTTTGATATAAAAAAACTGGAAATTTTAGCTATACTTGAAGGAAAGGGCTATTTCATCTCGAATAAATATATGTAG
- a CDS encoding dihydroorotate dehydrogenase yields the protein MPDWSYHTIFKPLLSRLPSRVSREFIHGSMNRISTIPFGPNLIEFLGHLNNDSSLENEIHHLTIKNQIGLASKIDPYLSGTNAFMNLGFGVIEIGPISINDTFISKSPLIDLKHNQLIGTEENKVLTVEQTIQKLSKIHKKIPIFARIVGSFDEFKLIESRLSNFVDLFILDFNLARNLAENNLASTKPICLSICPNEIDVFLKQENYPFHSILIEEFPNTTDLEQKNNLINTIQKLKSKQLEKPIFTKGGVVEPIDAIELIDTGASLIFLTHGYVLSGPGLPKRINEAIKYRRKKAKPSLNDGWRWYFLFGLFMFIGGLLALYISLTSIVLPYDEHFLTIDRQFILQFNDRILPFMSHDRMTLSGTIMSGGILFMSLARNGVKHHFHWAKKAIDTSAFIGFLAIFLFIGYGYFDWLHVLFWVVLLIPFLIGFFKTRGINRSPESENLTNNSVWKLSLIGQLFFIILGFSILIGGCIISFVGVTTTFVKTDLNYLCLTPSELDAFNQHLIPVISHDRAGFGGGLVSVGLLVLMISLWGFRQNQKWIWWTLLFGSLPAFITAFAVHFMIDYTDFYHLLPPIIASLFLLIGVITSYKFLNFTKKDSNENNFPKLNNQI from the coding sequence ATGCCTGATTGGTCTTATCATACAATTTTTAAACCATTGCTCTCAAGGCTTCCTTCAAGAGTTTCAAGAGAATTCATTCATGGTAGTATGAATAGAATCTCTACTATACCATTTGGTCCGAATCTAATCGAATTTCTAGGTCATTTAAACAATGATAGTTCCCTTGAAAATGAGATTCATCATTTGACAATAAAAAATCAAATTGGATTGGCCTCTAAAATTGACCCCTATCTATCTGGCACAAATGCTTTTATGAATTTAGGATTTGGTGTAATTGAAATTGGACCTATTTCGATAAACGACACTTTTATAAGCAAAAGTCCGCTCATTGATTTAAAACATAATCAATTAATCGGAACAGAGGAAAATAAAGTATTAACGGTAGAACAAACCATTCAAAAACTTTCAAAAATACATAAGAAGATTCCCATTTTTGCTAGAATAGTTGGGAGTTTTGATGAATTTAAACTGATTGAATCAAGGCTTTCTAATTTTGTTGATCTATTCATATTAGATTTTAATTTGGCCAGGAATTTAGCAGAAAATAATTTGGCTTCTACTAAACCTATTTGTCTATCAATTTGCCCAAATGAAATAGATGTTTTTCTTAAACAAGAAAATTACCCATTCCATTCAATTTTGATTGAAGAATTTCCAAATACAACTGATTTAGAGCAAAAAAATAACTTAATAAATACAATTCAAAAGTTAAAATCAAAACAACTAGAGAAACCAATTTTTACAAAAGGCGGAGTGGTTGAACCGATTGATGCTATTGAATTAATCGATACTGGAGCATCATTAATATTTTTGACTCATGGATATGTACTCAGTGGTCCTGGTTTACCGAAACGCATCAATGAAGCGATAAAGTATAGAAGAAAAAAAGCGAAGCCTAGTTTAAATGACGGTTGGAGATGGTACTTTTTATTTGGCCTTTTCATGTTTATTGGCGGATTACTTGCTCTATATATTAGTTTAACTTCCATTGTCCTTCCATATGATGAGCATTTTTTAACGATTGATCGTCAATTTATTTTACAATTTAATGATCGAATTCTCCCATTTATGTCACATGATCGGATGACACTTTCTGGGACGATTATGTCGGGTGGAATATTGTTCATGTCATTAGCCAGAAATGGAGTTAAACATCATTTTCATTGGGCAAAAAAAGCAATTGACACAAGTGCGTTCATAGGTTTTTTAGCAATATTCTTATTTATAGGATATGGTTACTTTGACTGGTTACACGTTTTATTTTGGGTCGTTTTATTAATACCATTCTTAATTGGTTTCTTTAAAACAAGAGGAATAAATAGAAGTCCAGAATCTGAAAATTTAACAAATAACAGCGTTTGGAAACTTAGTTTAATAGGTCAATTATTTTTTATTATACTAGGATTTTCGATTCTAATCGGGGGGTGTATTATTTCCTTTGTGGGTGTCACTACTACCTTTGTTAAAACAGATTTAAATTATTTATGTTTAACGCCTTCTGAGTTGGATGCATTTAATCAACACTTAATACCTGTTATCTCACATGATCGCGCCGGTTTTGGAGGTGGGTTAGTAAGTGTCGGTTTACTAGTACTCATGATTTCATTATGGGGCTTCCGACAAAATCAAAAATGGATCTGGTGGACTTTATTGTTCGGAAGCTTACCTGCGTTTATAACTGCGTTTGCAGTCCATTTTATGATTGATTATACAGATTTTTATCATCTATTACCACCAATCATTGCCAGTTTGTTTTTATTGATTGGAGTCATTACATCTTATAAATTTTTGAACTTTACTAAGAAGGATTCGAACGAAAACAATTTTCCTAAACTAAACAACCAGATATAA
- the tdcB gene encoding bifunctional threonine ammonia-lyase/L-serine ammonia-lyase TdcB, giving the protein MNNLDHKGLPLTIKEIKTAYELLEGKVRKTPLVKSFYLTSKSEGEIYLKLENMQLTGSFKFRGAFNKISHLTEEERKKGIIACSAGNHAQGVALSSKLLHIKSKIIMPSTAPKAKVEATEGYGSNIILHGDTFDDAKDYCAKVREETGETFIHPYDDIYIMAGQGTIGIEILDDLWDVDTIIVPIGGGGLISGIAVALKSFNPTIDIIGVQAENVHGMKASIDAGEIVSNYIAPTIADGCSVKVPGKLTYEIVKELVTEIILVSEDEIEVAMKDLLQRGKAVVEGSGALATAAILSGKASKYIKDKKVVAIISGGNVDLERISSVCEHFFGNEVK; this is encoded by the coding sequence ATGAATAATTTAGATCATAAGGGATTACCATTAACGATTAAAGAGATTAAAACGGCATATGAACTTTTAGAAGGTAAAGTTCGAAAAACACCTTTAGTAAAGTCATTTTATTTAACTTCAAAGTCAGAAGGAGAAATTTATTTAAAACTTGAAAATATGCAATTAACAGGCTCATTTAAATTTCGAGGCGCATTTAATAAAATTTCTCATTTAACTGAGGAAGAAAGAAAAAAAGGAATTATCGCATGTTCAGCTGGTAATCATGCACAAGGTGTCGCTTTATCATCAAAGCTACTGCATATTAAGAGTAAAATCATCATGCCTTCAACTGCACCAAAAGCAAAGGTTGAAGCAACAGAAGGCTATGGTTCAAATATCATTTTACACGGTGATACATTTGATGATGCGAAAGACTATTGTGCAAAAGTACGAGAAGAAACTGGCGAAACATTCATTCATCCATACGATGATATTTACATTATGGCTGGCCAAGGGACTATCGGTATTGAAATTTTAGATGATCTCTGGGATGTTGATACAATAATTGTTCCAATTGGTGGTGGTGGACTAATTTCGGGAATTGCAGTCGCTTTGAAATCATTTAACCCTACAATAGACATTATTGGTGTTCAAGCAGAGAATGTACATGGCATGAAAGCATCAATAGACGCCGGAGAAATAGTGAGTAACTATATTGCTCCTACAATAGCCGATGGTTGTTCTGTTAAGGTACCAGGAAAATTAACATATGAAATTGTAAAGGAATTAGTAACCGAAATCATCCTAGTGAGTGAGGATGAAATAGAAGTTGCAATGAAGGATTTACTACAAAGAGGTAAAGCAGTTGTAGAAGGATCAGGTGCCCTAGCAACAGCAGCAATTTTATCAGGTAAGGCTTCAAAATACATAAAAGATAAAAAAGTAGTAGCAATCATATCGGGTGGTAATGTTGACCTAGAGAGAATTTCCAGTGTTTGTGAACATTTCTTTGGAAATGAAGTAAAGTGA
- a CDS encoding L-threonine 3-dehydrogenase: MKKILITGCFGQIGSELTMRLRNEYGNENVVATDIRRLEGSPILETGHFEILDVMDKEKMLEIAKKYEVDTFIHLAALLSAVAEAKPTLAWDLNMGGLVNALEVARELSLKFFTPSSIGAFGPATPKDNTPQDTIQRPTTMYGVTKVAGELLCDYYYEKFGVDTRGVRFPGLISYDTVPGGGTTDYAVDIYYEALKNKKYTSFIGEGTYMDMMYMPDAIDAIIKLMEADPSKLKHRNAFNISAMSFEPTQIAASIRKFIPEFTLDFDIDPIRQGIANSWPNSIDSSAAKEEWGFDPKFDLDRMSEDMLNKLAAKLNVTQA, from the coding sequence ATGAAGAAAATATTAATAACTGGTTGTTTTGGACAAATCGGTTCAGAATTAACTATGCGTCTTAGAAATGAATACGGTAATGAAAATGTTGTTGCGACAGATATTCGCCGTCTTGAAGGAAGTCCAATTTTAGAAACTGGTCATTTTGAAATTTTAGACGTAATGGATAAAGAAAAAATGCTAGAGATTGCTAAAAAGTATGAAGTTGATACCTTCATTCATTTAGCTGCTCTTTTATCAGCAGTTGCAGAAGCAAAACCTACATTAGCTTGGGACTTAAATATGGGTGGATTAGTGAATGCTCTTGAAGTAGCCAGAGAATTAAGCTTAAAATTCTTTACTCCAAGTTCAATTGGTGCATTTGGACCAGCAACACCAAAGGATAACACACCACAAGATACAATCCAACGCCCTACTACAATGTATGGTGTTACAAAAGTAGCTGGAGAATTATTATGTGATTACTACTATGAAAAATTTGGTGTAGATACTCGCGGTGTACGTTTCCCAGGCTTAATCTCTTATGATACAGTGCCTGGTGGAGGTACTACTGATTATGCTGTTGATATTTATTATGAAGCATTAAAAAATAAGAAATATACTTCATTTATCGGTGAAGGAACTTACATGGATATGATGTATATGCCTGATGCAATTGATGCTATTATTAAGTTAATGGAAGCAGATCCATCAAAACTTAAACATCGTAATGCATTTAATATTTCAGCGATGTCATTTGAACCAACTCAAATTGCGGCATCAATTCGTAAATTCATCCCTGAATTTACATTAGATTTCGACATTGACCCTATTCGTCAAGGAATTGCTAATTCATGGCCAAATTCAATTGACAGCTCTGCTGCAAAAGAAGAGTGGGGCTTCGATCCAAAATTTGATTTAGATCGTATGTCTGAAGATATGTTAAACAAATTAGCTGCAAAGTTAAACGTAACTCAAGCTTAA